In the genome of Pelobacter seleniigenes DSM 18267, one region contains:
- a CDS encoding metallophosphoesterase family protein: MRIAILSDIHSNLFALEAVISDIKQRNADITVNLGDILYGPIAPRATYDLLQEYDFVTIAGNQDRQIVAATQAEIEANPTLKFILEELGAESVEWLKSLPGESRVTDEIYLCHGSPNDDMTYLLESVESGLPGLRSDPEILHLLNGHKEKVILCGHTHIARAVFTSSGQLIVNPGSVGLPAYTDDTPVRHSMQSFSPHTTYAMIENCGQGWSVQHIKVAYDYQKAVALAQKRNRADWAHFLATGRGL; the protein is encoded by the coding sequence GTGCGCATCGCCATCTTATCCGATATCCACAGTAACCTGTTCGCACTTGAAGCCGTCATTTCGGACATCAAACAGCGCAATGCCGATATAACCGTCAATCTTGGCGATATTCTTTATGGGCCGATTGCTCCGCGGGCAACCTATGATTTGCTGCAGGAATACGATTTTGTCACCATCGCCGGCAATCAGGACCGGCAGATCGTTGCCGCAACCCAAGCCGAGATCGAAGCCAACCCAACCCTCAAGTTTATTCTGGAGGAGTTGGGAGCAGAATCCGTGGAATGGCTGAAAAGCCTGCCCGGCGAAAGTCGCGTAACAGACGAAATTTATCTCTGTCATGGCTCTCCCAACGATGACATGACCTATCTGCTGGAGTCCGTTGAGAGCGGTTTGCCCGGTTTGCGATCCGATCCGGAGATCCTGCACCTTTTAAACGGGCACAAGGAAAAAGTCATCCTTTGCGGCCATACCCATATTGCCAGAGCGGTGTTCACCAGTAGCGGGCAATTGATTGTCAATCCGGGGAGTGTCGGTTTGCCAGCCTATACCGATGACACTCCGGTACGCCATTCCATGCAGAGTTTCAGCCCCCATACTACTTATGCCATGATCGAAAATTGCGGCCAGGGCTGGAGCGTGCAACATATCAAAGTGGCTTATGATTACCAGAAGGCGGTCGCCCTGGCGCAAAAACGCAACCGCGCGGACTGGGCTCATTTTTTAGCGACCGGCCGCGGTCTGTGA
- a CDS encoding 2Fe-2S iron-sulfur cluster-binding protein encodes MSSITIHVDQRELPATEGESLLAVLISHAIAIPALCYFPRLPVQGRCGLCLVEQQENGRWVLQHACLLNCRPGMQIRTDSRKIRRTRALAAALLLQRGPFNHAAVTEMLQELAALGQAPANAQDQPAGQGNAANKPPQPGCILCGLCVSLCRSISRNKLTFLGRGQDLKVAYVTTTTAAGCGTCQACLRVCPTGHILINGATTFQSGLFRTKTPDRAEQ; translated from the coding sequence ATGAGTTCAATAACCATCCATGTCGACCAGCGGGAACTCCCCGCTACCGAGGGAGAATCATTGCTCGCGGTCCTGATCTCCCACGCCATAGCGATTCCGGCCTTGTGTTACTTTCCGCGCCTGCCAGTGCAGGGACGCTGCGGTTTATGCCTGGTCGAACAGCAGGAAAACGGCCGCTGGGTCCTGCAGCACGCCTGTTTGCTTAACTGTCGGCCAGGGATGCAAATCAGGACCGATTCGCGAAAAATTCGTCGGACCCGCGCGTTGGCGGCCGCATTGCTGCTGCAACGCGGCCCGTTTAACCATGCTGCCGTGACCGAAATGCTGCAGGAATTAGCGGCCCTGGGGCAAGCCCCGGCCAACGCTCAGGACCAACCGGCCGGGCAGGGCAACGCAGCCAACAAACCACCGCAACCCGGCTGCATTCTCTGCGGGCTGTGTGTCTCCCTGTGTCGATCAATATCCAGGAACAAACTGACTTTTCTGGGGCGAGGCCAGGACCTCAAAGTGGCCTATGTGACGACCACGACTGCGGCGGGCTGCGGAACCTGCCAGGCCTGTCTTCGGGTCTGCCCGACCGGACATATCCTGATCAACGGAGCCACCACCTTTCAATCAGGACTCTTTCGAACGAAAACACCTGACCGCGCTGAACAGTGA